In Verrucomicrobiia bacterium, the sequence CCCGGGTGACCGTGCGCATCCCCCCGGAAATCTGGGATCAACCGCAAGGCGCGGAGGGCTGGGTGGGCAATTCCCTGACCCTGTTTGTCACCGCCACCGGCACGGATTTGCGCTATCAATGGTGGCACAACGGCGCGGCCCTGCTCAACGCCACCAACGCCGAGTTATCCCTGGCCCCCCTGCTGTTGGCCCACGCGGGCGACTACTTCGTGGTCGTCTCCAATGCCTCGGGGGTGGTGACCAGCCAGGTGGCCACGGTCATCGTGCACGGCATTGCCCTGCCACCGGAAAACCTGCGATGGTCCAACGGGGTGCTGCGTCTGGCATTTGATCTTCCCGCCGCGCTGAGCTTTGACATTGAAGCTTCGGAAGATTTGCGGCAATGGCAGCGGGCGGCAAGCTTCACCAATCACCAAGGCCGGGTTCAATTCGAGGACCACCAGGCGGTGGGACGGTCCCGGCGGTTTTATCGGCTGAGACTTTTGCCGTAAGGCCATCTTGGAGCCGCCGCCCCCTGCCCCTTCATCAAGCGCCTTCAAATGGAAACATAAGTGGCTTATTATAAGCTACTTATAAATATTTATATTCCCGTTAATTATTAACCTGGCTGCCATGCTGCCGTAACAGGCCCAGCGTAGATTAGCCTCGGTTGAAAAAACGAAAAATAAGGGAATTAAGGGATGAGAGAAACAAGACAAAATCCGGGAGGGAATATGGACGCCGCAAATAATCACATCTGGCCTGAAAGCAACGGGGGCGATGCGGCGCTGACGGGCAAATCGGTGGCGATGCCCAAGGATGCCACGGAATGGGTTGGATCGCTGACCTTGGTACGCATGACCCTGGAGGCCATCGAACAAGTCAAACCGCAATTCAAACAAGCGCAGTTCAAAACCACCTTTGGCATCTACCAGGCACCCATGCTGCTGACGTTATTAACCTGCGCGTATGCGCGGGGGTTGACGGGTTCGCGGGAGATTGAGCTGGCCATACCGGGCGACCGGGCGCTGAAGTACATCTGTGCGGGCAACCGGCCCGACTGGAATGTGTTGCGGCTTTTCCGCCGACAATACAAGAGCCTGGTACAGAACTGCCTGGCTGTGCTGCTGGAAAAGGTCTGGGACAGCCAATATCCGCCGGAGCAACGCGTGCAAGCGCCGGAGACCGGCCACTACTCCACCAACTCGCTGGACCGCTGGATGCTGCCGCCCCGGCCCGATTTCCAGGCTGAAGCCGCCAAACGGGTGCGACTGGCCATTTTGGCGGACACCCTGTTGTCGGACGAGTAAACCGGCCCGCTACCTTGCTTGTCGCAGGCCCGCTCCTGTTAAGGACGCGGGCTTTTTCTTTGGCAGGCAGTTGGTCAAGCGGTTTGGCTTTTCGTGGTCTCCCCGGTTTTGGCCCGGAATCTGCTTGTAGCACCTTGGCCACGGCTATTAACAACAAATTGCCGTTGCCAAGGTGGCACGAAATTGAGAAAAAAGGCGCCTTGATGTAAATTAATGCTGATAATATGACTGTTTTCAAGTGGTTGAGGTGGTGCTGCACCACCGCGGTTTTAGTGGCACTGCCTTGCACAAGCCCCGCACAAATTGTGATTAATGAAGTGCTCGCCGACAACAATGCGGCGGTACGCAATGGCGATGGTTTTCCCAAAAGCTACGTGGAGTTGTACAATCCCACAGCTAACGCGGTGAGCTTGCATGGTTGGTTTCTAACCAATAATACCAATGTTAACGAGCGCTTCAAATATGCCTTTCCCCCGGGCACGGTGATTCAGCCGTTTGAATTCCTCATTGTTTGGTGCAATAAAACCACCAACGGTCCCGGTTTGTACACGGGATTTGATTTGAAGAAAGCCACCGACGAAGTCGGTCTGTACCGCGGCCCGACCAATGCGCCGACGCTGGTGGATTATGTGCGCTTTGGTTTTCAAATCGAAGACTTGTCCATCAGCCGTTGGCCGGATGGCAGTGGCGCCTGGCGCCTGACCATCCCTACGCCGGGGGCCGAGAATGCGGCCCCCATACCGTTGGGCACACCGCGGGCCTTGGTATTTAATGAATGGCTGGCCAACACCCCCACCACTGACGACTGGTTTGAAATCTTCAATCCCGCCACCAACCCGCCGGTAAATATGGAGGGGTTGGTCATTCAGGACAATGGCGGCGCGGCCAAACAGAAGGTGATTCCGCCGCTTTCCTTTATCAGCTCCAATGGCTTTCAGTTATTCTGGGCCAATGACAACGGCAGCGCCCGGGCACCCGCCAATGAGTGTAATTTCCGCCTGGGGGGCGACACGGGAGATGTGTTGATTCTCCTGCCTTATGTGGGAGCAGCGGCGGGAGAAGCCATACATCGCGTCATCGTGGCTGCTCAACCAGAAAATGTATCCGACGGATTGCTACCGGATGGCAACACCAACAACTTGGTGCGTTTCATGGTGAACCGCTCCACGCCGGGCAAGAGCAACTTTCAGTTGATTACCAACATTGTGATCAACGAGGTGCTGGCGCACACCGATCCCCCCCTGGTGGATGCGATTGAATTTTTCAATTTGACCTCCGAACCGTATCGCCTGGACCACTTCTACCTGAGCAACAGCGAGGACAACCCGCGCAAATATCAGTTTCCCACGAATACCGTGGTTCCCCCCAATGGCTTTTTGGTGGTGTACGAGAAAGATTTCAACCCCGATGGCACGGGCAATGCTCCCAGTTTCACGCTCAACTCGGCGCATGGGGATTCTGTGGTCCTGTGCAGCGCCACCAACCGCGGCGGTCCGCTTACCGGTTTCCGCCTGAGCAAGTCCTTTGAGGCCACCGCCAACGGGGTTTCCTTGGGCCGCCACGTCAAAAGCGACGGAAAAACCGACTTTGTGCCCATGTCGCGACTTTCCTTTGGCACTTCAGTCACCGCCAATGACCCGCCCGAAATGATGTCCGTCTTTTTGACTGGTCGTGGGGAGACCAATCCCTATCCGCTCGTCGGCCCCATTATCATCAGTGAAATCATGTATCACCCTCCGGATATTATTCAGGGCACCAATCGCCTGGACGATTCGCTGAATGAATACATCGAGCTGACCAATCTAGCGTCCACCAATGTGCCGTTGTTCACCCCCACCGAGCCAACGAATCGTTGGAGTTTGAACGGGGGCATTGAATTTACCTTCCCCCAAGGGGTGGTGCTGCCGGCGCGCAGCAGTTTGCTGGTGGTCAATTTTGATCCCGTGACCAATCTGACCCAACTGGCCATCTTCAGGGCCAAGTACAACATTCCCGCCAATTTCAACCGCATTTATGGCCCTTACAAGGGCAAGCTGGCCAATAGCACCATGTTGATTCAACTCATCCGGCCGGACCTGGCGCAACGCCCGCCGCATCCGGATGCCGGTTACGTGCCGCAATTGCTGGTGGAAAAAGTGCGTTACGAGGACCAGGCGCCCTGGCCCACCAACTTCGTGGACGGCGGCGGTAATTCGTTGCATCGCATCGCCCCGCTCTATGCCAATGATGAGACGAGCTGGTTTGGCGCCCCGCCGTCGCCGGGAGTGTTCTTCACGGCCAATCCGCCCTCCATTGTTCAGCCGCCGCAGAACCAGACCGTCCTGCAAGGGGGAACGGCCACCTTCAACGTGAATGCCACTGGCGATGCGCCGCTGGCTTATCAGTGGTGGTTCAACAACGCCGTCCTGTCCGGCCGCACCACCGCCTCACTGGTGCTGTCCAACGTGCAGCCGGCGAATGCGGGGACGTACTTCGTCACCGTGAGCAACGCCACGGCCACCATCACCAGTGCCCCGGCCACCTTGACGGTGGTCACCGCGCCGACGATTCCCCCCCCCCAAAGGAATCCGCAGGGAGCGATGCAACTGGTATTCAGTACGGCGCCCGGGTTCACGTACGACATTCAGGGGTCCCTGAATCTTTCCAACTGGACCACGCTGGCCACGTATTCGAATACGGGCAGCCAGGTTAATTTCACCGTGCCGATGACCAACGGGTGGCTATTCCTCCGCGCCCGCGTCCGGCCGTAAGCGCCGCCCTCCCGGGGCGCGGGGGCGGCGGGTGTTGAACAATTCCAACTGCGGTCCACGCAGGAAGCCGTATTTTTTCAAGATGCGGATCACCTGCAACAAATCACTTTTCTGGTAGTTGCGGTTGGCCTCCAC encodes:
- a CDS encoding lamin tail domain-containing protein; amino-acid sequence: MTVFKWLRWCCTTAVLVALPCTSPAQIVINEVLADNNAAVRNGDGFPKSYVELYNPTANAVSLHGWFLTNNTNVNERFKYAFPPGTVIQPFEFLIVWCNKTTNGPGLYTGFDLKKATDEVGLYRGPTNAPTLVDYVRFGFQIEDLSISRWPDGSGAWRLTIPTPGAENAAPIPLGTPRALVFNEWLANTPTTDDWFEIFNPATNPPVNMEGLVIQDNGGAAKQKVIPPLSFISSNGFQLFWANDNGSARAPANECNFRLGGDTGDVLILLPYVGAAAGEAIHRVIVAAQPENVSDGLLPDGNTNNLVRFMVNRSTPGKSNFQLITNIVINEVLAHTDPPLVDAIEFFNLTSEPYRLDHFYLSNSEDNPRKYQFPTNTVVPPNGFLVVYEKDFNPDGTGNAPSFTLNSAHGDSVVLCSATNRGGPLTGFRLSKSFEATANGVSLGRHVKSDGKTDFVPMSRLSFGTSVTANDPPEMMSVFLTGRGETNPYPLVGPIIISEIMYHPPDIIQGTNRLDDSLNEYIELTNLASTNVPLFTPTEPTNRWSLNGGIEFTFPQGVVLPARSSLLVVNFDPVTNLTQLAIFRAKYNIPANFNRIYGPYKGKLANSTMLIQLIRPDLAQRPPHPDAGYVPQLLVEKVRYEDQAPWPTNFVDGGGNSLHRIAPLYANDETSWFGAPPSPGVFFTANPPSIVQPPQNQTVLQGGTATFNVNATGDAPLAYQWWFNNAVLSGRTTASLVLSNVQPANAGTYFVTVSNATATITSAPATLTVVTAPTIPPPQRNPQGAMQLVFSTAPGFTYDIQGSLNLSNWTTLATYSNTGSQVNFTVPMTNGWLFLRARVRP